The Solea solea chromosome 19, fSolSol10.1, whole genome shotgun sequence genome has a window encoding:
- the fam163ba gene encoding protein FAM163B, with protein sequence MTAGTVVITGGILATVILLLIIAVLCYCRLQYYCCKKEESESEEEEPDFAVTSRLPPVHSNHNIVAATAASSIPNGPALFSTPPLARKLTRSQTFCPSCTHYELPFYLQPPQPQIHHQPDGGLRNGGDRVSYRSVQQQDLELPVPVNISNYRKPNLARSVTMRDMFTRSCSISTDV encoded by the exons ATGACAGCCGGGACAGTGGTCATCACCGGTGGAATTCTAGCGACAGTGATATTACTCCTTATCATCGCAGTACTGTGCTACTGTAGGCTGCAG TATTATTGCTGTAAGAAGGAAGAGTCAGagtcggaggaggaggagccagacTTTGCCGTCACATCCCGCCTCCCGCCGGTCCACTCCAATCACAACATTGTGGCGGCGACGGCCGCCTCCTCCATCCCAAATGGCCCCGCCCTCTTCTCCACCCCTCCCCTGGCCCGGAAACTGACCCGCTCACAGACCTTCTGTCCGTCATGTACACACTATGAGCTGCCTTTCTACCTCCAGCCGCCTCAGCCGCAGATCCATCACCAGCCAGATGGGGGGTTGAGGAATGGAGGCGATCGGGTCAGCTACCGCAGTGTCCAGCAGCAGGACCTGGAACTACCTGTGCCTGTGAACATTTCAAACTATCGCAAACCAAACCTTGCACGGTCGGTCACCATGAGGGACATGTTCACACGCAGCTGTAGCATCAGCACTGATGTTTAG